In the Nakamurella alba genome, one interval contains:
- a CDS encoding glucose-6-phosphate dehydrogenase, with the protein MSTPEVTPVGPGPGTDEPDQEPTIFVLFGATGDLAHRMVLPAYYELYRRGLMPAHWVLIGNGRGDVSHEDFQGDVRGAVEGTGVQLDEQEWSAFAGRLRFAGGGFDDTDPGSLLDVIDTVRHQVGDNARYIHYLAVPPVAFGPLTDGLKAHDLLTRARVVYEKPYGTSPQSFQELDDRVHAAMDESQVYRIDHFLGKEATQDLHVLRFANTLVASIWNNRHVAQVQIDVPETLDVADRAAFYDATGAFRDMVATHLFQVAAEIAMEPPVSFSAADLQDARESVIAAFRPLRSEDVVFGQVEGYLDLPEVREGSTTETYAAARLWVDTDRWRDVPFVLRSGKQLAKSEQRVTLILKEPDGPLDGVPLHAGELSFSLAGDGEIELSLVLKKPGPGLDTVRQTMRLSLDDVPDSDPLPPYVALLHDVTLGDRSLFTTGAGLEQAWRAAAPIIDAPPTPIRYAVGSDGPAEGDALTDGIGWVAAQFDS; encoded by the coding sequence ATGAGCACCCCCGAGGTCACCCCCGTCGGACCCGGCCCCGGCACCGACGAGCCGGACCAGGAACCGACGATCTTCGTGCTCTTCGGGGCGACCGGCGATCTCGCGCACCGGATGGTGCTGCCGGCCTACTACGAGCTCTACCGGCGCGGCCTGATGCCGGCGCACTGGGTGCTGATCGGCAACGGTCGCGGGGACGTGTCGCACGAGGACTTCCAGGGCGACGTGCGCGGAGCGGTCGAGGGCACCGGGGTGCAGCTCGACGAGCAGGAGTGGTCGGCCTTCGCCGGCCGGTTGCGTTTCGCGGGAGGCGGTTTCGACGACACCGACCCGGGCAGCCTGCTCGACGTCATCGACACCGTCCGCCACCAGGTCGGCGACAATGCCCGCTACATCCACTATCTCGCGGTGCCGCCGGTGGCATTCGGTCCGCTGACCGACGGGCTCAAGGCGCACGACCTGCTCACCCGGGCCAGGGTCGTCTACGAGAAGCCCTACGGCACATCACCGCAGAGCTTCCAGGAGCTCGACGACCGGGTGCACGCCGCGATGGACGAGAGCCAGGTCTACCGGATCGATCATTTCCTCGGCAAGGAGGCGACGCAGGACCTGCACGTGCTGCGGTTCGCCAACACCCTGGTGGCGTCCATCTGGAACAACCGGCACGTGGCGCAGGTGCAGATCGACGTCCCGGAGACCCTCGACGTCGCCGACCGCGCCGCCTTCTACGACGCGACCGGGGCGTTCCGCGACATGGTGGCCACGCACCTGTTCCAGGTCGCGGCCGAGATCGCCATGGAGCCACCGGTCTCGTTCTCCGCGGCGGACCTGCAGGATGCGCGTGAGTCGGTCATCGCGGCATTCCGGCCGCTCCGGTCCGAGGACGTGGTGTTCGGTCAGGTCGAGGGCTACCTGGACCTGCCGGAGGTGCGGGAGGGGTCGACCACCGAGACCTATGCCGCCGCCCGGCTGTGGGTCGACACCGACCGCTGGCGCGACGTCCCGTTCGTGCTGCGCAGCGGCAAGCAGCTGGCGAAGTCGGAGCAACGGGTCACGTTGATCCTCAAGGAGCCGGACGGGCCGCTGGACGGGGTCCCGCTGCACGCCGGCGAGCTGAGCTTCTCCCTCGCCGGCGACGGGGAGATCGAGCTGTCGCTCGTGCTGAAGAAGCCCGGGCCCGGGCTGGACACCGTCCGCCAGACCATGCGGCTGTCGCTGGACGACGTGCCCGACTCGGACCCGCTGCCGCCCTATGTCGCACTGCTGCACGACGTGACCTTGGGCGACCGCAGCCTCTTCACCACCGGTGCCGGGCTCGAGCAGGCGTGGCGGGCCGCGGCGCCGATCATCGATGCCCCGCCGACGCCGATCCGCTACGCCGTCGGCAGCGACGGTCCGGCCGAAGGTGATGCGCTCACCGACGGGATCGGTTGGGTGGCAGCGCAGTTCGACAGCTGA
- a CDS encoding SRPBCC family protein: MTGKRFDIARTFDVEGTPEQVFDAVTTNVGGWLWPMEFEPRVGGAAAFGGVVTVWDPPHHFVTRVDGEDGWFNQLEHEISARPGGATVRYVHSGVITEDWDTQYDGADQHTDFYLHTLRQYVQHFAGRTVSYSEATAPASSQNPEGLRTLLLALGIGDGVQQGDRIQLALPAVGVVVDVEVDHRNHAFIGLRTDDALIRIFGRNFFGAPVAVTVHRFPDADADGPTAEAVSAAWQQRLDEIYA; encoded by the coding sequence ATGACCGGCAAGCGTTTCGACATCGCCCGCACCTTCGACGTGGAGGGCACCCCTGAGCAGGTGTTCGACGCCGTGACCACGAACGTCGGCGGCTGGCTGTGGCCGATGGAGTTCGAGCCGCGGGTGGGTGGTGCCGCTGCGTTCGGCGGCGTGGTCACCGTCTGGGACCCGCCGCACCACTTCGTCACCCGGGTCGACGGCGAGGACGGTTGGTTCAACCAGCTCGAGCACGAGATCTCCGCCCGCCCGGGCGGCGCGACCGTCCGCTACGTGCACAGCGGGGTGATCACCGAGGACTGGGACACCCAGTACGACGGCGCCGACCAGCACACCGACTTCTACCTGCACACGCTCCGCCAGTACGTCCAGCACTTCGCCGGCCGCACCGTCAGCTACTCGGAGGCGACGGCTCCCGCCTCCTCGCAGAACCCGGAAGGACTGCGCACCCTGCTGCTCGCCCTGGGGATCGGGGACGGGGTGCAGCAGGGCGACCGGATCCAACTCGCGCTGCCGGCGGTCGGCGTGGTCGTCGATGTCGAGGTCGACCACCGGAACCACGCCTTCATCGGCCTGCGCACCGACGACGCGCTCATCCGCATCTTCGGCCGCAACTTCTTCGGCGCCCCGGTCGCCGTCACCGTCCACCGCTTCCCGGACGCCGATGCCGACGGCCCGACCGCCGAGGCCGTCAGCGCGGCCTGGCAGCAGCGTCTGGACGAGATCTACGCCTGA
- a CDS encoding ArsR/SmtB family transcription factor: MDEVAVIEDPAAAEVVLDPVRAGLLAALVSPGSASTLAASVGLSRQKVNYHLHALERVGLIELVEERRKGNMTERVLKAVAASFVISPAALLPVAPDPARSRDEYSAGWLLALSARLVREVGTLVAGARAAGQPLATFAGDTRIDFASAADRAAFARELAASVDELVDRYHRPQAPGARGHRLVLAMHPTLRETGDGAAVSGPKAVRTSAPPT, from the coding sequence ATGGACGAGGTGGCGGTCATCGAGGATCCGGCGGCGGCGGAGGTCGTCCTGGATCCGGTCCGGGCCGGGCTGCTGGCGGCCCTGGTCAGTCCGGGGTCCGCCAGCACCCTCGCCGCGTCGGTGGGGCTGTCCCGGCAGAAGGTGAACTACCACCTGCACGCCCTCGAACGGGTCGGGCTGATCGAGCTGGTCGAGGAGCGCCGCAAGGGCAACATGACCGAGCGGGTACTGAAGGCGGTGGCCGCGTCGTTCGTGATCTCCCCCGCCGCGCTCCTGCCGGTCGCGCCCGACCCGGCGCGCTCCCGAGACGAGTACTCCGCCGGGTGGTTGCTGGCGCTGTCCGCCCGGTTGGTGCGGGAGGTCGGCACCCTGGTGGCCGGCGCGCGGGCCGCCGGGCAACCGCTGGCCACCTTCGCCGGCGACACCCGGATCGACTTCGCCTCCGCCGCCGACCGCGCCGCCTTCGCCCGCGAACTCGCGGCGTCGGTCGACGAGCTGGTCGACCGCTACCACCGCCCGCAGGCACCCGGCGCGCGCGGGCACCGCCTGGTGCTCGCCATGCACCCGACCCTGCGCGAGACCGGTGACGGTGCAGCTGTTTCCGGTCCGAAGGCCGTCCGCACGTCCGCACCACCGACCTGA
- a CDS encoding C40 family peptidase, producing MAATTLFGLIGALPAAADPVGTDEPGTASEAKTAWEESQRQAEISAEALNGAKQAKADADAASKKAAAAQVAAEKAAGTAKTTAEKAAATAKSYQSDLDQFASATFRGARTGTMSLLLTADSAEDFLDQATAVERVAADTHATMDTALQAKADAATESTKAASAAVTATQAATEAATAAEAATKAETEAAAKKTAMDTAVSDAKALYDKLSEEERLAAERAAEQARRESEARAAALAAQQAAAEEAAAREAAAAAAAAPSTSAAAEADTLVAPASEAPVSEAAPPAEEPAPTTEAAAPPAVSGGDQLGQIAAQAALTKVGAGYCYACDGPDAFDCSGLTTWAWGQAGIGIPRASYLQAELPSVPLDQLQPGDLVTYYSPVSHVAIYVGDGMVVSAATYSVGVVLVPVDGAGPNPTGHRVPR from the coding sequence GTGGCCGCGACAACGCTGTTCGGGCTGATCGGCGCGCTGCCGGCCGCCGCGGACCCGGTCGGCACCGACGAGCCGGGCACCGCCTCCGAGGCGAAGACGGCCTGGGAGGAGTCGCAGCGCCAGGCCGAGATCTCCGCCGAGGCGCTCAACGGCGCGAAGCAGGCCAAGGCCGACGCGGACGCCGCCTCGAAGAAGGCCGCCGCCGCCCAGGTCGCCGCCGAGAAGGCCGCCGGCACCGCGAAGACCACCGCCGAGAAGGCCGCCGCAACCGCCAAGAGCTACCAGTCGGATCTCGACCAGTTCGCCAGCGCCACCTTCCGCGGCGCGCGGACCGGGACGATGAGCCTGCTGCTCACCGCCGACTCCGCCGAGGACTTCCTCGACCAGGCCACCGCCGTCGAGCGGGTCGCCGCCGACACCCACGCCACGATGGACACCGCGCTGCAGGCGAAGGCCGACGCCGCGACCGAGTCCACCAAGGCCGCGTCCGCCGCGGTGACCGCGACCCAGGCCGCGACCGAGGCGGCCACCGCCGCCGAGGCCGCCACCAAGGCCGAGACCGAGGCCGCCGCCAAGAAGACCGCCATGGACACTGCGGTCTCCGACGCCAAGGCCCTCTACGACAAGCTGTCGGAGGAGGAGCGGCTGGCCGCGGAGCGTGCCGCCGAGCAGGCCCGTCGGGAGTCCGAGGCCCGGGCCGCCGCGCTTGCCGCGCAGCAGGCCGCCGCCGAGGAGGCCGCCGCCCGCGAAGCCGCCGCTGCTGCCGCCGCCGCGCCGTCCACCAGCGCCGCGGCCGAGGCCGACACCCTGGTGGCGCCGGCCTCCGAGGCGCCTGTCTCCGAGGCGGCCCCGCCCGCCGAAGAACCGGCGCCCACCACCGAGGCGGCCGCCCCGCCGGCCGTGTCCGGTGGCGACCAGCTCGGCCAGATCGCCGCGCAGGCGGCGCTGACCAAGGTCGGCGCCGGCTACTGCTACGCCTGTGACGGCCCGGACGCCTTCGACTGCTCGGGTCTGACCACCTGGGCGTGGGGCCAGGCCGGCATCGGGATCCCGCGGGCCAGCTACCTGCAGGCCGAGCTGCCGTCGGTGCCGCTGGACCAGCTGCAGCCCGGTGACCTGGTCACCTACTACAGCCCGGTGAGCCACGTCGCGATCTACGTCGGCGACGGCATGGTCGTCAGCGCCGCCACCTACAGCGTCGGTGTCGTGCTGGTGCCGGTCGACGGTGCGGGCCCGAACCCGACCGGACACCGCGTCCCGCGCTGA
- a CDS encoding M20/M25/M40 family metallo-hydrolase, translating to MQITAAEARVLAAIDEQWIVDALVAEVRVPSVTGTAAESELQHRQAAELAALGMDVDLWSIDVEQTRRHPDFPGDETDRTEAYGVVATTGQGEPALVLQHHVDVVPIGDPGKWEHAPFDARIGGTTGGDVLHGRGACDMKAGAVANMAAVRALLTSGVRLERPLAVHSVISEEDGGLGAFATLIRGHRGAAAVISEPTSGRLVTANAGALTFELRCPGRAAHGSTRLEGVNAFDAFLPVHRALAQLEAARNTAPDPRFADNPLPYPISIGRVRTGDWASSVPDLLIAEGRYGVRIGEDPADARREFEQAIAAVCAADPWLADHPVVISWPGGQFASGAIDDDHEFVRAVADAAADVSGGVRPPTAAAPYGSDLRLYTGLGGIPTLHWGPGDARFAHAPREQVQLDEVFMVARGLALLAVRSCSHPTS from the coding sequence ATGCAGATCACAGCGGCCGAGGCCAGGGTGCTGGCGGCCATCGACGAGCAGTGGATCGTGGATGCGCTGGTCGCCGAGGTGCGAGTGCCCAGCGTGACCGGTACTGCGGCGGAGTCCGAGCTGCAGCACCGGCAGGCCGCCGAGCTGGCCGCTCTGGGGATGGACGTGGACCTGTGGTCGATCGACGTGGAGCAGACCCGCCGGCACCCGGACTTCCCCGGTGACGAGACCGACCGCACCGAGGCCTACGGGGTGGTGGCCACCACCGGCCAGGGTGAGCCTGCGCTGGTGCTGCAGCACCACGTCGACGTGGTGCCGATCGGTGATCCGGGGAAGTGGGAGCACGCGCCGTTCGACGCCCGGATCGGGGGGACCACGGGGGGCGACGTGCTGCACGGTCGCGGGGCCTGCGACATGAAGGCCGGAGCGGTCGCGAACATGGCTGCGGTGCGGGCGCTGCTGACCTCCGGGGTGCGGCTCGAGCGACCGCTGGCCGTGCACTCGGTGATCAGTGAGGAGGACGGCGGGCTCGGTGCCTTCGCCACCCTGATCCGCGGACACCGGGGTGCCGCCGCGGTGATCAGCGAGCCGACCTCCGGCCGGCTGGTCACCGCGAACGCCGGCGCACTGACCTTCGAACTGCGGTGTCCGGGGCGCGCCGCGCACGGCAGCACCCGACTGGAGGGAGTCAACGCCTTCGACGCGTTCCTGCCGGTGCACCGGGCGCTCGCGCAGTTGGAGGCGGCCAGGAACACTGCGCCCGACCCGCGGTTCGCCGACAACCCGCTGCCCTACCCGATCTCGATCGGGCGGGTGCGGACCGGTGACTGGGCCAGCAGTGTGCCCGACCTGCTGATCGCGGAGGGCCGCTACGGGGTCCGGATCGGCGAGGACCCGGCGGACGCGCGACGCGAGTTCGAGCAGGCGATCGCCGCGGTGTGCGCCGCCGACCCCTGGCTGGCCGATCACCCGGTCGTGATCAGCTGGCCGGGTGGGCAGTTCGCCAGCGGTGCGATCGACGACGACCACGAGTTCGTCCGGGCCGTCGCCGATGCCGCGGCGGACGTCTCCGGCGGCGTCCGCCCGCCCACCGCCGCCGCGCCCTACGGCAGCGACCTCCGCCTCTACACCGGCCTCGGCGGCATCCCCACCCTGCACTGGGGCCCGGGTGACGCCCGCTTCGCCCACGCCCCACGCGAGCAGGTGCAGCTGGACGAGGTCTTCATGGTCGCAAGAGGTCTCGCCCTACTGGCGGTGCGAAGTTGTTCTCACCCCACGAGCTGA
- a CDS encoding PQQ-dependent sugar dehydrogenase, with amino-acid sequence MAVGPGRRTGWTVPLVLLGVVLAACTSGATPAAVQPPAAGTPSPSAPSPTPGSSSPGSASEVTPVPTPTPSGRGGVEVRTLVSGLDIPWDVTFTPDGTMLFDERGGGFSALRPDGELVRIEADLSDLWVAGETGLMGMVVDPSFASNRTVYTCMGHLGGVRDVRVVAWTLDAGYTRAVRVPDPVVTGIDITTGRHGGCRLRFDQRGTLVIGTGDAAVGSHPQDLGALNGKILRVTTSGAPAPDNPFLESDDPATRLVFSYGHRNVQGLALRPGTGQVWTVEHGAGVEDEINAPVSGGNFGYDPVPVDGPGYDESVPMTDPALGQVQEAVATSGATTAGWSGATWIDGPQWGELDGALAVAALGGESLQVFRIDRAGAVRGTSTIAELSGTHGRLRTVQSGPDGALYVTTSNGGGRDEILRVAPAA; translated from the coding sequence ATGGCCGTGGGACCGGGGCGTCGCACGGGGTGGACCGTGCCGCTGGTGCTGCTGGGTGTCGTGCTCGCAGCGTGCACCTCGGGGGCCACCCCGGCCGCTGTGCAACCGCCGGCCGCCGGCACCCCATCGCCGTCGGCGCCGTCCCCGACACCCGGGTCCAGCAGCCCGGGCAGCGCGTCGGAGGTGACCCCCGTCCCCACCCCGACCCCGTCCGGCCGGGGTGGAGTCGAGGTGCGCACCCTGGTGTCCGGCCTCGACATCCCGTGGGACGTCACGTTCACCCCCGACGGGACGATGTTGTTCGACGAACGCGGGGGAGGGTTCTCGGCGCTGCGCCCGGACGGCGAACTGGTGCGGATCGAGGCGGACCTGTCCGACCTCTGGGTGGCGGGCGAGACCGGGCTGATGGGCATGGTCGTCGATCCGAGCTTCGCGTCGAACCGGACCGTCTACACCTGCATGGGACACCTCGGCGGGGTGCGGGACGTCCGGGTGGTCGCGTGGACCCTCGATGCCGGCTACACCCGGGCGGTGCGGGTGCCGGATCCGGTGGTCACCGGGATCGACATCACCACCGGACGGCACGGCGGCTGCCGACTGCGGTTCGACCAACGGGGCACGTTGGTGATCGGCACCGGCGACGCGGCGGTCGGCAGTCACCCGCAGGACCTCGGCGCCCTCAACGGCAAGATCCTGCGGGTCACCACCTCCGGGGCGCCGGCGCCGGACAACCCGTTCCTCGAGTCGGACGACCCGGCCACCCGCCTGGTCTTCAGCTACGGCCACCGGAACGTGCAGGGACTCGCGCTGCGGCCGGGAACCGGGCAGGTCTGGACGGTGGAGCACGGCGCCGGTGTCGAGGACGAGATCAACGCCCCGGTCTCCGGCGGCAACTTCGGGTACGACCCGGTCCCGGTCGACGGGCCCGGCTACGACGAATCGGTACCGATGACCGACCCGGCCCTGGGTCAGGTGCAGGAGGCGGTCGCGACCAGCGGCGCCACGACGGCGGGTTGGTCCGGTGCGACGTGGATCGACGGACCGCAGTGGGGTGAGCTCGACGGCGCGCTGGCCGTCGCGGCACTGGGCGGCGAGTCGCTGCAGGTCTTCCGGATCGACCGCGCCGGGGCGGTCCGCGGGACCTCGACCATCGCCGAGCTGTCCGGCACCCATGGCCGGCTGCGCACCGTGCAGAGCGGCCCGGACGGGGCGCTGTACGTCACGACCTCCAACGGGGGCGGACGGGACGAGATCCTCCGGGTCGCACCGGCGGCCTGA
- a CDS encoding AEC family transporter, with product MSGVITGFAIIAVVIGVGYVTRRTGLLGPQVGPALNRVAFYIAVPALLFMVLGRADIRLLFSSFLLVNLLSAVLAAVLYVVASRIWFQQKLPETVIGASASSYVNSNNIGLPVAVYVLGDPQWVAPTLLLQLLLLSPVILGTLDISTSGRVSRRQLLTQPIRNPLIIASLLGVVVAATGITLPEVVTAPLDILGGAAIPLVLMAFGMSLHGGRPLRPGPERVPTIVASVLKSLVMPVLAWALAALVFKLDPVTVRAVTVTAALPTAQNIYNFAAHYERGAVQARDAGLITTVAAVPVLILISLLLPM from the coding sequence GTGTCCGGTGTGATCACCGGTTTCGCGATCATCGCGGTGGTCATCGGCGTCGGGTACGTGACCCGGCGGACCGGGCTGCTGGGCCCTCAGGTCGGGCCGGCCCTCAACCGGGTGGCGTTCTACATCGCCGTCCCGGCGCTGCTGTTCATGGTGCTCGGCCGCGCCGACATCCGGTTGCTGTTCTCCTCGTTCCTGCTGGTCAACCTGCTCAGCGCCGTGCTCGCGGCCGTCCTGTACGTCGTCGCCTCACGGATCTGGTTCCAGCAGAAGCTCCCGGAGACGGTGATCGGCGCCTCGGCGTCGTCGTACGTGAACTCCAACAACATCGGCCTGCCGGTGGCGGTCTACGTGCTCGGCGACCCGCAATGGGTGGCCCCGACGCTGCTGCTGCAGCTGCTGCTGCTCTCCCCGGTGATCCTCGGGACGCTGGACATCTCCACGTCCGGCCGGGTGTCGCGCCGCCAGCTGCTGACCCAGCCGATCCGGAACCCGCTGATCATCGCCTCGCTGCTCGGTGTGGTGGTCGCCGCCACCGGCATCACCCTGCCGGAGGTCGTCACGGCACCGCTGGACATCCTCGGCGGCGCAGCCATCCCGCTGGTGCTGATGGCCTTCGGCATGAGCCTGCACGGCGGGCGTCCGCTGCGACCGGGACCCGAGCGGGTGCCGACGATCGTGGCCTCCGTGCTGAAGTCCCTGGTCATGCCGGTGCTGGCCTGGGCCCTGGCCGCACTGGTGTTCAAGCTCGACCCGGTGACCGTCCGCGCCGTCACCGTCACCGCCGCCCTGCCGACCGCGCAGAACATCTACAACTTCGCCGCCCACTACGAGCGGGGCGCCGTGCAGGCCCGGGACGCCGGCCTGATCACCACCGTCGCGGCCGTCCCGGTGCTGATCCTGATCTCGCTACTGCTACCGATGTAG
- a CDS encoding SRPBCC domain-containing protein, whose translation MTLLEPDTADRTITLVRHFPVPPAGVYAAWTEPDQLARWMGPRGYELDPETAQIDVRVGGGWSGALVGPDGTRFPTAGRYLVLEPPARIVFDWQDPSGADEAPTSSRVTVTFAPSADGTEMTFVLLAPGPLSGEDTARQGWDQTFDRLAGLLDPMTLPQGDTGLLDTDVAQRLLHSTELARVAYVAPDGTPRLFPVLFLFRDGEVVFSTFGGAAKIEGIRRSRAIAITIDTAGQPPEMLQLRGDAVVTTTDGVEPDYIAAHRRYSGDEAAEAVRADIDKPGLVMARIALRPTWVGVVDFVRRFPGGATAEEFANKG comes from the coding sequence ATGACCCTGCTCGAACCCGACACCGCCGACCGCACCATCACCCTGGTCCGGCACTTCCCGGTCCCGCCCGCCGGGGTGTACGCGGCCTGGACCGAACCGGACCAGCTCGCCCGCTGGATGGGACCGCGCGGCTACGAGCTCGATCCGGAGACCGCGCAGATCGACGTGCGGGTGGGCGGCGGCTGGTCCGGCGCTCTCGTCGGTCCGGACGGCACCCGCTTCCCCACCGCGGGCCGGTACCTGGTTCTCGAGCCGCCGGCACGGATCGTCTTCGACTGGCAGGACCCGTCCGGCGCCGACGAGGCACCCACCTCCTCCCGGGTGACCGTGACCTTCGCGCCGTCCGCAGACGGCACCGAAATGACCTTCGTGCTGCTGGCCCCCGGACCGCTGTCCGGCGAGGACACCGCACGGCAGGGCTGGGACCAGACCTTCGACCGGCTGGCCGGGCTGCTCGACCCGATGACCCTGCCGCAGGGTGACACCGGTTTGCTGGACACCGATGTCGCGCAGCGCCTGCTGCACTCGACGGAGTTGGCCCGGGTCGCCTACGTGGCACCCGACGGCACCCCGCGACTGTTCCCGGTGCTGTTCCTCTTCCGCGACGGCGAGGTCGTCTTCAGCACCTTCGGTGGCGCCGCGAAGATCGAGGGGATCCGCCGCAGCCGGGCGATCGCGATCACCATCGACACCGCCGGTCAGCCGCCGGAGATGTTGCAGCTGCGGGGCGACGCGGTCGTCACGACCACCGACGGCGTCGAGCCCGACTACATCGCCGCGCACCGCCGGTACTCCGGCGACGAGGCGGCCGAGGCCGTGCGAGCGGACATCGACAAGCCCGGACTCGTCATGGCGCGCATCGCACTCCGCCCGACCTGGGTCGGCGTCGTCGACTTCGTCCGCCGCTTCCCCGGCGGCGCGACCGCCGAGGAGTTCGCGAACAAGGGGTGA
- a CDS encoding ArsR/SmtB family transcription factor, with protein MVSDRLSVTFAALADPTRRAILARLASGEATVTELAAPFRMSLPAVSKHLKVLEHAGLISRGRSAQWRPCRLEAAPLLAADDWLEQYRRHWSESFDRLGEHFGQAGPDASGEPTPRTTSHQQEGPSS; from the coding sequence ATCGTGTCCGACCGACTCAGCGTCACCTTCGCCGCACTCGCCGACCCCACCCGGCGGGCGATCCTCGCCCGGCTCGCGTCGGGCGAGGCGACCGTGACCGAGTTGGCGGCACCGTTCCGGATGAGCCTGCCCGCCGTCTCCAAACATCTGAAGGTGCTGGAGCACGCCGGGCTGATCAGCCGGGGACGGTCCGCCCAGTGGCGCCCGTGCCGATTGGAGGCCGCTCCGCTGCTCGCCGCCGACGACTGGCTCGAGCAGTACCGCCGGCACTGGTCGGAGAGCTTCGACCGGCTCGGCGAGCACTTCGGCCAGGCCGGCCCGGACGCCTCCGGAGAACCCACACCGAGAACCACATCGCACCAGCAGGAAGGACCATCGTCATGA